A window of Mangifera indica cultivar Alphonso chromosome 13, CATAS_Mindica_2.1, whole genome shotgun sequence contains these coding sequences:
- the LOC123194156 gene encoding pyrophosphate-energized vacuolar membrane proton pump-like, whose translation MGATILPDLGAEILIPLCAVVGIGFSLLQWLLVSKVQLSPSRSSANSGAAAADKNGYSDYLIEEEEGINGHNVVLKCAEIQSAISEGATSFLFTEYQYVGVFMVVFAILIFVFLGSVEGFSMKGQPCTYDSSKMCKPALATAAFSTISFLLGAVTSVISGFLGMKIATYANARTTLEARKGVGKAFITAFRSGAVMGFLLAANGLLVLFIAINLFKQYYGDDWAGLFEAITGYGLGGSSMALFGRVGGGIYTKAADVGADLVGKVERNIPEDDPRNPAVIADNVGDNVGDIAGMGSDLFGSYAESSCAALVVASISSFGINHELTAMLFPLIVSSVGIIVCLLTTLFATTSAFEIRTVKEIEPALKRQLIISTVLMTIGIAIVCWIAVPSSFTIFNFGTQKVVKNWQLFLCVAVGLWAGLVIGFVTEYYTSNAYSPVQDVADSCRTGAATNVIFGLALGYKSCIIPIFAIAISIFVSFSFAAMYGIAVAALGMLSTIATGLAIDAYGPISDNAGGIAEMAGMSHRIRDRTDALDAAGNTTAAIGKGFAIGSAALVSLALFGAFVSRASISTVDVLTPKVFIGLLVGAMLPYWFSAMTMKSVGSAALKMVEEVRRQFNTIPGLMEGTTKPDYATCVKISTDASIKAMIPPGALVMLTPLIVGIFFGVETLSGVLAGSLVSGVQIAISASNTGGAWDNAKKYIEAGASEHAKTLGPKGSDPHKAAVIGDTIGDPLKDTSGPSLNILIKLMAVESLVFAPFFATHGGLLFKLWNIPNNLDSTTNNLDSSPTTMISLYPHHHNCLSKPFLHSLFSLPPLRSLSLHPATSLSTPLRFQSFSLSLSAAATPQHEPTNPTQLPSSDYCLKIAIIGFGNFGQFLAKTLVSQGHTVLAHSRSNHSNTAKKLGVFFFQDPHDLCEEHPEVILLCTSIISTEQVLYSLPLQRLKRNTLFVDVLSVKEFPKNLLLDVLPPDFDILCTHPMFGPQSAKRSWKGLNFVYDKVRIGEEESRVSRCDKFLDVFAREGCVMVEMSCSEHDLFAAGSQFMTHTVGRVLGMLELESTPINTKGYEALLDLVENTFEDSFDLYYGLFMYNKSALENLERLDLGFEALKKQLFGSLHDVVRKQLFDNGKRKLEILQESSGNGKALGVDKAHVRSEGALQSHGYKTQTLDGTNDCTKLKIAIVGFGNFGQFLAKAMIRQGHTVLAYSRTDYSDVARGMGVSYFSDADDLCEEHPEVILFCTSILSTEKVLRSLPLQRLKRSTLFVDVLSVKEFPRNLFLKYLPSYFDILCTHPMFGPESGKNGWNGLAFVFDRVRVGIDEARVSRCDAFLDIFVQEGCRMVEMSCTEHDWHAAGSQFITHTVGRILEKLGLESTPINTKGYETLLKLVENTAGDSFDLYYGLFMYNVNAMEQLERLDLSFESLKKQLLGRVHRVLRKQLFENAETLPDMREKPTAPKLSQNGTADECSLETVNAQND comes from the exons GGGCAACTTCATTCCTTTTCACTGAATATCAGTATGTTGGTGTTTTCATGGTTGTGTTTGCaatcttgatttttgttttcctGGGCTCCGTTGAGGGTTTTAGCATGAAGGGCCAGCCTTGCACATATGACTCATCCAAGATGTGTAAGCCTGCTCTTGCCACTGCTGCCTTCAGCACTATATCTTTCTTGCTAGGCGCTGTAACTTCAGTGATTTCTGGTTTCCTTGGGATGAAAATTGCTACCTATGCAAATGCAAGAACCACCTTGGAGGCAAGGAAGGGAGTTGGGAAGGCTTTTATCACTGCATTTAGATCTGGTGCTGTTATGGGTTTTCTCCTTGCTGCAAATGGTCTTTTGGTCCTTTTCATTGCCATTAACCTATTCAAGCAATATTATGGTGATGACTGGGCTGGTCTTTTTGAGGCTATAACTGGTTATGGCCTTGGAGGCTCTTCCATGGCTCTCTTTGGTAGAGTTGGTGGAGGTATCTACACTAAAGCTGCTGATGTTGGTGCTGATCTTGTTGGCAAGGTTGAGAGGAACATTCCAGAGGATGATCCGAGAAATCCGGCT gTGATTGCAGACAATGTTGGTGATAATGTTGGGGACATAGCTGGTATGGGATCCGATCTTTTTGGCTCATATGCAGAGTCATCTTGTGCTGCCCTAGTGGTTGCATCAATATCTTCCTTTGGAATCAATCATGAGTTAACAGCAATGTTGTTTCCTCTCATTGTTAGCTCAGTGGGTATCATTGTTTGTTTACTCACCACCTTATTTGCTACCACTAGTGCCTTTGAGATCAGGACTGTAAAAGAAATTGAGCCGGCCTTGAAGAGGCAACTCATCATCTCCACTGTTTTAATGACTATTGGAATTGCAATTGTTTGTTGGATAGCTGTTCCTTCTTCCTTCACAATCTTCAATTTTGGAACCCAGAAAGTTGTTAAAAACTG GCAACTGTTTTTGTGTGTTGCTGTTGGTCTCTGGGCTGGGCTTGTTATTGGATTTGTAACTGAGTACTATACAAGCAATGCATACAg CCCTGTGCAAGATGTTGCCGATTCCTGCCGAACTGGAGCTGCTACTAATGTTATTTTTGGCCTTGCATTGGGCTACAAATCTTGTATTATTCCTATCTTTGCTATTGCAATCAGCATTTTTGTTAGCTTCAGTTTTGCTGCGATGTATGGTATTGCTGTTGCTGCCCTTGGAATGCTGAGCACTATAGCTACTGGATTGGCTATTGATGCATATGGTCCTATCAGTGACAACGCTGGAGGCATTGCTGAGATGGCAGGCATGAGTCACAGAATCCGAGACAGAACAGATGCTCTTGATGCTGCAGGAAACACCACTGCTGCTATTGGGAag GGGTTTGCTATTGGTTCTGCAGCTCTTGTGTCTCTAGCGCTCTTTGGTGCCTTTGTGAGCCGTGCATCTATTTCAACAGTTGATGTTTTGACTCCAAAAGTGTTCATTGGTTTGCTTGTTGGTGCTATGCTTCCTTACTGGTTCTCTGCCATGACAATGAAGAGTGTGGGAAGTGCAGCTCTAAAAATGGTTGAGGAAGTGCGCAGGCAATTCAATACCATCCCTGGTCTCATGGAGGGCACTACCAAACCCGATTATGCCACCTGTGTTAAGATTTCCACTGATGCATCCATCAAAGCGATGATCCCACCTGGTGCCCTTGTCATGCTCACACCCCTCATTGTTGGGATCTTCTTTGGTGTTGAAACTCTTTCTGGTGTCCTTGCTGGTTCTCTTGTTTCAGGTGTTCAG ATTGCTATCTCTGCATCCAACACGGGTGGTGCTTGGGATAATGCAAAGAAATACATTGAG GCTGGTGCTTCAGAGCATGCTAAAACTCTTGGTCCTAAAGGATCAGACCCACACAAGGCAGCCGTTATCGGAGACACAATTGGAGATCCTTTGAAGGACACATCTGGACCGTCTCTTAACATCTTAATCAAGCTAATGGCTGTTGAATCACTTGTTTTTGCTCCATTCTTTGCCACACACGGTGGCCTGCTCTTCAAGCTGTGGAAC ataccaaACAATCTCGATTCTACTACAAACAATCTCGATTCTTCACCCACCACAATGATTTCTTTATACCCCCACCACCACAACTGCCTTTCCAAACCCTTTCTTCATTCTCTCTTTTCGCTTCCGCCGCTCCGATCCCTATCTTTACACCCCGCCACCTCACTCTCTACACCCCTCCGCTTTCAATCcttctccctctccctctccgcCGCCGCCACTCCCCAGCATGAACCCACTAACCCCACACAATTACCCTCCTCTGATTACTGTCTCAAAATCGCCATCATTGGCTTCGGCAACTTCGGTCAATTCCTCGCCAAAACCCTCGTCTCTCAAGGCCACACCGTCCTCGCCCATTCCCGATCCAACCATTCTAACACTGCCAAGAAACTCGGAGTCTTTTTCTTTCAGGATCCACATGACCTCTGTGAAGAACACCCAGAAGTTATTTTACTCTGCACTTCGATAATTTCCACGGAACAAGTTCTTTATTCCTTACCACTGCAACGTTTAAAGCGAAACACATTGTTTGTGGACGTTCTTTCCGTCAAAGAGTTTCCTAAGAATCTTTTACTCGATGTTTTGCCTCCTGATTTTGACATACTCTGTACTCATCCCATGTTTGGTCCTCAAAGTGCTAAAAGAAGCTGGAAAGGTCTCAACTTTGTGTACGATAAGGTGAGGATTGGAGAGGAAGAGTCGAGGGTGTCACGCTGTGACAAGTTTTTAGATGTGTTCGCGAGAGAAGGGTGTGTAATGGTGGAGATGAGTTGTTCAGAGCATGATCTTTTTGCAGCTGGGTCACAGTTTATGACCCATACAGTGGGGCGAGTGTTGGGGATGTTGGAATTGGAGTCTACGCCGATTAATACGAAGGGTTATGAGGcattgttggatttggtggagAATACGTTTGAGGATAGTTTTGATTTGTACTATGGTTTGTTTATGTATAACAAAAGTGCGCTTGAGAATTTGGAGCGGCTTGATTTGGGATTTGAAGCGTTGAAGAAGCAGTTGTTTGGCAGTTTGCATGATGTTGTGAGGAAGCAATTGTTTGATAATGGAAAGAGAAAGCTTGAGATTTTGCAAGAGAGTTCGGGAAATGGGAAAGCATTGGGAGTTGATAAAGCTCATGTGAG GTCAGAAGGAGCTCTTCAATCACATGGATACAAAACACAGACTCTTGACGGTACAAATGACTGCACAAAGCTAAAGATAGCTATTGTTGGCTTTGGAAACTTCGGTCAGTTCCTTGCTAAAGCAATGATACGTCAGGGTCACACAGTTCTGGCCTACTCTCGAACAGATTACTCTGATGTGGCTCGAGGAATGGGAGTTTCTTACTTCTCTGATGCAGATGATCTTTGTGAAGAGCATCCAGAAGTAATTCTTTTTTGTACATCAATTCTGTCAACAGAAAAAGTTCTAAGGTCACTGCCACTTCAGAGATTGAAGAGAAGTACTCTGTTTGTTGATGTACTCTCTGTAAAAGAATTCCCAAggaatttgtttttaaaatatttgccATCATATTTTGATATTCTTTGCACACATCCTATGTTTGGTCCTGAGAGTGGAAAGAATGGGTGGAATGGTCTTGCATTTGTTTTTGATAGGGTCAGGGTTGGAATTGATGAAGCAAGAGTATCAAGATGTGATGCATTTCTTGATATATTTGTACAAGAAGGATGCCGAATGGTGGAGATGTCTTGTACAGAACATGATTGGCATGCGGCAGGATCGCAATTCATCACACACACAGTTGGAAGGATTTTGGAGAAGTTGGGGTTAGAGTCTACACCAATCAACACTAAAGGCTATGAGACTTTGTTGAAATTGGTGGAGAATACAGCTGGGGATAGCTTCGATCTTTATTATGGTTTGTTCATGTACAATGTAAATGCAATGGAGCAGCTAGAGAGGTTGGATTTGTCTTTTGAATCATTGAAGAAGCAGCTTCTTGGTAGAGTGCATAGGGTTCTTCGGAAGCAACTTTTTGAGAATGCGGAGACGTTACCTGATATGAGGGAGAAGCCGACTGCGCCTAAGCTTTCTCAAAATGGTACTGCAGATGAATGTTCCTTGGAGACTGTTAATGCACAAAATGATTAA